ccaccttcaccGAAGCCACCATGCCATCCTCcatagccaccaccaccaccaccaccttcaccGAAGCCACCATGCCATCCTCcatagccaccaccaccaccaccaccttcaccGAAGCCACCATGCGATCCTCCatagccgccaccaccaccacctgcacCGAAGCCACCACCCGATCCTCCatagccgccaccaccaccacctgcacCGAAGCCACCACCCGATCCTCCGTACCCAACCCCATACCCATAATTTCCTCTCTCCGgttcgctgccgctgctgccggtACCGAATCCATAACCCGACGACGATCCCGATCCAGTTCCATACCCGAATCCGAATCCCTTCCCGTTGCCGGTTGGAGTTTGGCTATAGCCCGAGCCATAGCCCCACCCTCCCCTGGGGCTTGACCCCCACGCCCAACCGTAGTCCCAGCTGCCACCGGGGCCAGAGCCATGGCCAGAGCCACTGCTGCCATCATgtgcacctccaccaccaccaccgggtTGGTCTTCGCTGGTTGCACCTCCCGTCCTGTCAGCGACAGAGTGAGCAAACCATGGCAAGGCAAgcaacaagaaaagaaagagggTCGTCATTTGAAGCTGCTGCTCCTGGACTCGCATGTAGATCTCCTTGCTAATGTTGTTTCCTTTaatgtgtggggtatttataagtggaTGTGTGAATCATATGACACTTCGGATCCTTGAGATATTGCGTCGAAAAGTTGTGGGCGGGCTCTCGAATCGTCAACCTCCCACCACCGCCACCTTATCAGGTCGGAGACGATGTTCCAAGCGTGATGTTTCTAATGCTACTTTACTTGGATGACCAGACTTGCCCTTAAAGGTGATGGTGTCTTGGTGCTGTGGCGGTGCTTAAAAGCTTGCACGTTGTAATAGACAATCCTTGTTTGACTCTCGTCACTCGTCGACGTCGACATCCACTTCCCTCTGTCACCGTGTGCATTTAAATCCTCAAGCTTCGACGAAATTGACATCTGCAACCTTCGCCCAACATGATTCAGGACTCATCTCTTTACCTACGAAGAACTTGTGATACAGCAAATATTACTGAAATATGTGTAGATTTATGTCAGAGGGTGTGAGCAGTCTCCGAGAAAGGAGGAGCCGAGCATCTCGCTGATTTCCACTGCGTGCGGAACGCTTGTGACCAGCCCCGACGCTCGCATGCACCATCGGCTCTCTTCGCATTTGCTTGCAGTCGACACGTTACGCCTATGCCTCAACAACTGGCAGCCATGCCGAAGAAAGATGTCTCCTGCAAAGCACTCtcttcgatcgatcgatcgatggtCCATTGCGCCACAACACGCCATGCCGGGGaagaagagacaagtgcatgcatGAGATGCCGGTTGTCAACGTATTTGTCGCACGTTGGTAACATCATCGATGGGTTATGTTTCAGACACGACAGGTTGCAGATccattaatttattataaatggaGGTTGCCAAGACACGATAATTTACCTTAGAAACAAGCAACGGTAGCATTTAACGGACGAAATAGAGCCATTACATGAGAAAAAGGGAAGACACGAACTGCAGGTAGAAGGGTTTTAGGGTTGGCATCGTTGTTCATGTCCATTATTACAGATGGGAGAGCATGTTGTGATCACTGGGTGGCCTGGTCGATGCGCTGCTGCGCCGACTCCTTAATGTCGCGAGCCTTGGAGGCGAGGCGTTGCCGGGCCTGGTCGAGCTGGTCGGCTCCCGGCGGGTGCTTCCCCGTCAGGTACTTGTACATCCACGACAGCACCGAGAGGGCCGCCAGGCCGAAGCCCCCGGAGGTGAGAAAGCCGGTGGCAACCAGGAAGACGGCCATCGCGGCGGGGACGAGCACCGGGCTGAAGATGACCAGCAGCGGCGTCGCCACCGTCAGGCCGATGACGGTCACCGCCAGCG
Above is a genomic segment from Musa acuminata AAA Group cultivar baxijiao chromosome BXJ3-4, Cavendish_Baxijiao_AAA, whole genome shotgun sequence containing:
- the LOC103987642 gene encoding oleosin 16 kDa-like, translated to MAEYIRDRPPQQMQMQQQQQPMSHTVVKAATAAMAGGSMLVLSGLTLAVTVIGLTVATPLLVIFSPVLVPAAMAVFLVATGFLTSGGFGLAALSVLSWMYKYLTGKHPPGADQLDQARQRLASKARDIKESAQQRIDQATQ
- the LOC103987729 gene encoding glycine-rich cell wall structural protein 2 gives rise to the protein MRVQEQQLQMTTLFLFLLLALPWFAHSVADRTGGATSEDQPGGGGGGAHDGSSGSGHGSGPGGSWDYGWAWGSSPRGGWGYGSGYSQTPTGNGKGFGFGYGTGSGSSSGYGFGTGSSGSEPERGNYGYGVGYGGSGGGFGAGGGGGGYGGSGGGFGAGGGGGGYGGSHGGFGEGGGGGGGYGGWHGGFGEGGGGGGGYGGWHGGFGEGGGGYGGRGDGFGTSGGGYGGPHGGFGAGGGGYGGLGDGFGASGGGYGGPGGDFDSGGGGGWSFRGGRPPQYWDYNCC